A genome region from SAR202 cluster bacterium includes the following:
- a CDS encoding Gfo/Idh/MocA family oxidoreductase has product MEVNMDKVRIGYIGAGNFSRNKILPNFQALSNVDLVAVSNSSEESSLKVQEQFGFSRIEKDWNQILESKDIDAVVIGTRTDKHYEMSIPALKAGKHVLVLNAMTRTVTEAKEMLSVANENSHLVSLIYPGQFYVQEDAIFKRILDSGKIGKIQHIIDYWYTPFFGLGSQFEVINRIFGDQVRLFANRTSFQQESTNTDHHGRSVRPESNTVLTQRGDGSLVSYLHSTVAGSAQHSRIEVYGSEGVIVCGSFKDQSYIKIGGTEDENLEDVVIDTDLKPLWDNGDSILVEKNFIDAIIVNQKPSSSIPLFKDGLKLLQFASAWKESNDNGIWVDLPNQ; this is encoded by the coding sequence ATGGAGGTAAATATGGATAAGGTTAGAATAGGATATATTGGAGCTGGCAATTTTAGTCGAAACAAAATACTTCCAAATTTTCAAGCCTTGAGTAATGTTGATTTAGTAGCAGTTTCAAATAGTTCAGAAGAATCTAGCCTAAAAGTACAAGAACAATTTGGTTTTTCTAGAATTGAGAAAGACTGGAATCAGATTTTGGAATCTAAGGATATTGACGCTGTAGTGATTGGTACTCGAACAGATAAACATTATGAAATGTCGATACCCGCTTTGAAAGCGGGTAAACACGTTTTAGTTCTTAATGCTATGACAAGGACAGTTACAGAAGCGAAAGAAATGCTTAGCGTAGCAAATGAAAACTCACATTTAGTTTCATTAATATATCCTGGACAATTTTATGTACAAGAAGATGCAATTTTTAAGCGGATTTTAGATTCTGGGAAAATAGGGAAAATCCAACATATTATTGATTATTGGTACACCCCATTCTTTGGTTTAGGTAGTCAGTTTGAAGTTATTAATAGAATCTTTGGTGATCAAGTTAGGCTTTTTGCTAATCGTACAAGTTTTCAACAAGAATCAACTAATACAGATCATCATGGTAGATCAGTTCGTCCTGAATCTAATACTGTGTTGACACAACGAGGAGATGGATCTTTGGTTTCATATTTACATTCTACGGTTGCTGGATCAGCTCAACATAGCAGAATAGAAGTTTATGGTAGTGAAGGTGTTATAGTATGCGGATCTTTTAAGGACCAATCATATATAAAAATAGGTGGAACAGAGGATGAAAATTTAGAAGATGTTGTAATTGATACAGATTTAAAACCTTTATGGGATAATGGAGATAGTATACTTGTAGAGAAGAATTTTATTGATGCAATTATTGTTAACCAAAAACCTTCCAGTTCAATACCATTATTTAAAGATGGTTTAAAATTATTGCAGTTTGCTTCAGCTTGGAAAGAATCTAATGATAATGGTATATGGGTTGATTTACCAAATCAATAA